One stretch of Lacimicrobium alkaliphilum DNA includes these proteins:
- a CDS encoding PKD domain-containing protein, producing the protein MKNKIASLALLLLISACGGSGGSSSSSQQSSLPPANQAPTLSTTNISATEGEEITLTVSANDSDGQIAEYKWQQLSGPAIEFEQPGSAELTIAVPEVSGTETLVFELQVTDDDGATASVQITLTANANAPPEVTIEGLTAAEASSHSVEAVATDAEGSVVSYVWEQVSGPAVTDLKVNDHVLSFVTPSVTEDTELGFKVTVTDNQGDFTEHEFNVLVNAFKYEFELTGELPESLFAGALLTLTVGNEVTEFNADMTGNFSLPLSVDADQGVEMMALVARSVENENMALSAILGTVAQVEAESIQQEEGFARYNARIDHISTAVHGLFDMQAQRIPEPDIAALSGEAKLAEVSAKMAVVDIADTALMIKLILDNAESENLSYLDIQMGDVLAHARDKLFTDRFLDRVKRNHTVVYYQAESELFVTAEPAVQTGDETLFLYDNEVTEKSSISVAYSALGGRLVFDNAGNGAFSFSEGHIDFTWQQTEHGLQLVLIPEQKTDEDYCAEMDLGLHSSLPCEVFYSDLIVKAVSLPGGEQVLLITQTNEEKLFGGYGDSEFKVQYRPETYSLRFINNNQLLGLDRAIQLDKEFVVTLPELSVPFVNPDLLWGRETASYKSIGLKFSGNWQDGGQLEALYPLVDAEGSVSNTIVSGDWVPTTDGTVSITLDDDTIFGSANIGFLQVPNGKLQVNIKLYRAGKAYAGTGWAVTNNFDDSALTVENIAGIYSSPMYRYRQDPFEKFWVELNIDGSAKTSWSRDSNEDGELSADEIIDMPGYWQINDNKQVLIRRYQYVWGSPDGQFCKPLSFESVAGDNCIFYHERVWDMIAMEYGDLQNKAGIFLAQQHRYFNDSHIYGEDEYQGEDRLTLFDFLATRWEKVLQPPVQVSD; encoded by the coding sequence ATGAAGAATAAAATCGCCAGTCTGGCATTGTTATTATTGATTTCCGCTTGCGGCGGTTCCGGCGGCTCTTCTTCGTCCTCTCAGCAATCGTCTTTGCCACCCGCTAATCAGGCTCCGACTCTATCCACCACTAACATTTCTGCCACCGAAGGCGAGGAGATCACTCTTACGGTGTCAGCAAATGACAGTGATGGTCAGATTGCTGAATATAAGTGGCAGCAACTCTCCGGCCCGGCCATAGAATTTGAGCAGCCTGGCAGTGCAGAGTTGACGATAGCTGTTCCTGAGGTGTCAGGAACTGAAACCCTTGTGTTTGAGCTGCAAGTGACGGATGACGATGGGGCTACTGCCAGTGTGCAGATAACACTAACAGCTAACGCAAATGCTCCACCTGAAGTGACCATTGAAGGACTCACGGCCGCCGAAGCATCCAGTCATAGCGTAGAGGCTGTTGCAACAGACGCTGAAGGCAGTGTCGTCAGTTATGTATGGGAGCAGGTTAGCGGTCCGGCAGTGACAGATCTTAAGGTTAATGATCACGTGTTAAGTTTTGTGACGCCCTCTGTCACTGAAGATACTGAACTTGGTTTTAAGGTAACGGTGACGGACAACCAGGGGGATTTTACTGAGCACGAGTTTAATGTGCTGGTTAATGCGTTTAAGTACGAGTTTGAACTGACCGGTGAATTACCTGAGTCTCTTTTTGCAGGGGCGTTGCTAACCCTGACTGTGGGGAATGAGGTAACCGAGTTTAATGCCGATATGACAGGCAATTTCAGTTTGCCGTTAAGCGTTGATGCGGACCAGGGCGTTGAAATGATGGCATTGGTCGCTCGTTCTGTAGAAAACGAGAATATGGCGTTAAGTGCCATACTTGGCACAGTCGCGCAGGTGGAAGCAGAAAGTATACAGCAAGAAGAGGGCTTTGCGCGTTACAACGCCAGAATCGATCATATCAGTACTGCCGTGCACGGTTTGTTTGATATGCAGGCACAGAGAATTCCGGAACCTGATATCGCAGCGCTTTCTGGTGAAGCTAAACTGGCTGAGGTCAGTGCAAAGATGGCCGTTGTCGACATTGCGGATACGGCGCTGATGATAAAACTGATTCTGGATAATGCAGAGTCAGAGAACCTGTCTTACCTGGATATTCAAATGGGTGATGTGCTTGCTCATGCCCGGGATAAACTGTTTACGGATAGATTTCTGGATAGAGTTAAGCGAAACCATACTGTGGTTTACTATCAAGCCGAGTCGGAACTTTTTGTCACAGCCGAACCAGCCGTTCAAACTGGTGATGAAACGTTATTTTTATATGACAATGAGGTGACTGAGAAGTCTTCCATTTCCGTTGCTTACTCCGCTCTAGGTGGGCGTTTAGTTTTTGATAATGCAGGTAATGGTGCGTTTTCTTTTAGCGAAGGCCATATTGATTTTACGTGGCAGCAAACTGAGCATGGTTTGCAGCTTGTTCTTATACCAGAACAGAAAACAGATGAAGATTACTGTGCGGAAATGGACTTAGGTCTTCATTCGTCATTACCCTGCGAGGTATTCTACAGTGATCTGATCGTTAAGGCTGTAAGTCTGCCAGGCGGCGAGCAGGTTTTATTGATTACTCAGACTAATGAGGAAAAGCTGTTCGGCGGCTATGGTGATAGCGAATTCAAGGTTCAATATCGTCCGGAAACTTATAGTCTGAGGTTTATTAACAATAATCAACTGCTTGGATTAGATAGGGCGATACAACTCGATAAGGAGTTTGTTGTTACTTTGCCTGAGCTTTCGGTTCCCTTTGTCAATCCTGATCTCCTATGGGGTAGAGAAACTGCCAGCTATAAAAGTATCGGCCTGAAGTTTTCTGGTAACTGGCAGGATGGAGGACAGCTAGAGGCTCTTTATCCTCTTGTCGATGCAGAGGGAAGTGTTAGCAACACTATAGTAAGTGGGGATTGGGTTCCGACAACAGATGGTACTGTGTCAATTACTCTGGATGACGATACGATTTTTGGCTCTGCCAATATTGGTTTTTTGCAGGTGCCGAATGGCAAATTGCAGGTAAATATAAAATTATACCGTGCTGGTAAAGCATATGCTGGCACAGGCTGGGCTGTTACCAATAATTTTGATGATAGCGCACTGACGGTGGAGAATATCGCGGGTATTTATTCGTCACCGATGTATAGGTATAGGCAAGATCCATTTGAAAAGTTCTGGGTTGAACTGAACATAGATGGCTCTGCAAAGACATCTTGGAGCAGAGATAGTAATGAAGATGGCGAGTTGTCGGCAGATGAAATAATAGACATGCCAGGCTATTGGCAAATTAATGATAATAAGCAAGTTTTGATACGGCGTTATCAATATGTCTGGGGTAGTCCTGATGGGCAGTTTTGTAAACCCCTGTCATTTGAATCTGTGGCTGGCGATAACTGCATTTTTTATCATGAGAGAGTCTGGGATATGATTGCGATGGAATATGGTGATCTTCAAAACAAAGCTGGCATTTTTCTTGCTCAACAGCATAGATACTTTAACGACAGTCATATTTACGGTGAAGATGAGTATCAGGGAGAAGATCGGCTGACTCTGTTTGATTTTCTGGCTACCCGATGGGAAAAAGTCCTTCAGCCACCTGTACAAGTCTCTGATTGA